A window from Micromonospora profundi encodes these proteins:
- a CDS encoding carboxypeptidase-like regulatory domain-containing protein: MSSDGRGPIATATAELAAWLAGAAGEPVPIGPPRTDGDAAGLTLWPLELRPARQTRSSGAVREPYRFTIRYLLSVTGPAGLDHLDRVLTAATSDGSYPIVLEAGDAPLWSAFGVAPRPALLFDVPAQVDHPTPAAPPVLQPLRLRQLEVRTLTGRVVGPDDQPLAAMRVELPATASAARTGPDGRFLIVGVPHDPDNPGPVRLRLSGRGLVLTADVDPGEDDIVIVCAPPTH; this comes from the coding sequence ATGAGCAGCGACGGGCGCGGACCGATCGCGACGGCCACCGCCGAGCTGGCCGCCTGGCTTGCCGGCGCGGCGGGGGAACCCGTCCCGATCGGCCCGCCCCGCACCGACGGCGACGCCGCCGGGCTCACCCTCTGGCCCCTCGAACTGCGCCCGGCCCGGCAGACCCGCTCCAGCGGGGCGGTCCGCGAACCGTACCGGTTCACGATCCGCTACCTGCTCAGCGTGACCGGGCCGGCCGGGCTGGACCACCTCGACCGGGTGCTCACCGCCGCCACCAGCGACGGCAGCTACCCGATCGTGCTGGAGGCCGGCGACGCTCCGCTGTGGAGCGCGTTCGGCGTCGCGCCCCGCCCGGCGCTGCTGTTCGACGTACCGGCGCAGGTGGACCACCCGACCCCTGCCGCGCCACCGGTGCTGCAACCGCTGCGGCTGCGTCAGTTGGAGGTCCGCACACTCACCGGCCGTGTGGTCGGCCCCGACGACCAACCTCTCGCCGCGATGCGCGTCGAACTGCCCGCCACGGCGTCCGCCGCCCGAACCGGCCCCGACGGGCGGTTCCTCATCGTCGGGGTCCCGCACGACCCCGACAACCCCGGCCCGGTACGGCTCCGACTCAGCGGGCGCGGTCTCGTGCTCACCGCCGACGTCGACCCAGGCGAGGACGACATCGTCATCGTCTGCGCGCCACCGACCCACTGA
- a CDS encoding glycine zipper family protein has product MIFGILSAVVLVGASAVFGLLAGGPVGLLIGAVVGLLVGAVFGWAVASAGVYASDARGIFLFVVDHTWSLLNTVVGAIYLAVHLIFGHSLDRPTSLGSGRVSVVEGVSPRYATTLGTVCAGSSSGIQRHEDVHIFQARLLGPLYIPLVLANYVLFTIAPIWLLYHDHTNAPINRFTRYFEIGVYPHVWNEAIAYRIQGTPPR; this is encoded by the coding sequence ATGATCTTCGGAATTCTCAGCGCGGTGGTCCTGGTCGGCGCCAGCGCCGTCTTCGGCCTCCTGGCCGGCGGTCCGGTCGGCCTGCTCATCGGCGCCGTCGTGGGCCTGCTTGTCGGCGCGGTGTTCGGCTGGGCGGTGGCCTCCGCCGGGGTGTACGCCTCGGACGCCCGCGGCATCTTCCTCTTCGTCGTCGACCACACGTGGAGCCTGCTCAACACAGTGGTCGGGGCGATCTACCTGGCCGTGCACCTGATCTTCGGGCACTCGCTGGACAGGCCCACCTCACTGGGCAGCGGCCGGGTCAGCGTGGTGGAGGGCGTCTCACCGCGCTACGCCACCACCCTCGGCACCGTCTGCGCCGGCTCCAGCTCCGGCATCCAGCGGCACGAGGACGTGCACATCTTCCAGGCACGCCTGCTCGGGCCGCTCTACATCCCGCTGGTGCTGGCGAACTACGTGCTGTTCACCATCGCCCCGATCTGGCTGCTCTACCACGACCACACGAACGCCCCGATCAACCGTTTCACCAGGTACTTCGAGATCGGCGTCTACCCGCACGTGTGGAATGAGGCCATCGCGTACCGGATCCAGGGAACGCCACCGCGATGA
- a CDS encoding contractile injection system protein, VgrG/Pvc8 family, whose product MTSIAPRALTVLLDGVELSAPARQRVRSLRVAARLDQPTQAELVLATGAGSGAFDPPVRPGTSLSVRLADHADALFAGEVTCVEVEYAADGAAVLRLRAYDALHRLRKRQGLRVFTSVTAAELAGELCGEVGLTVTVECDGPRLERLVQHRHSDLELLREVTGRAGLHLAADGDGVRLVSLAGYGEPVALALGVDVHTLRLATNSDQASGASAALGWHPQRAEPISQRVDEARCGRPAGDRPDPADVGADGVRTAVDQPGRSDDELAALAQARLDTRAAALVTAEGVAEGDPALRPGRRITLSGVPDPVAGAYVLTEVVHTVDGNGHLTRFSTVPPAAPARPAGAGTTVTLGTVTDVADPDGLGRVRLTLPAYGDLDAGWLGVLCPGAGRGKGLVALPDPDDTVLVVLPGGEPASGIVLGSLFGAVEPYDAGVDDGRARRWSLRTAGGQSIVVDDVRRSLRLATEGGSFLELTPDLATLHAATDLVISAPGRAIVVRARSVDFLHAESTEDPATAARQAASLARAHHEGGG is encoded by the coding sequence GTGACGAGCATCGCGCCCCGGGCGCTCACCGTGCTGCTCGACGGCGTGGAGCTGAGCGCACCGGCCCGCCAGCGGGTCCGTTCGCTGCGGGTGGCGGCGCGGCTCGACCAGCCCACCCAGGCCGAACTGGTGCTCGCCACCGGTGCCGGCAGCGGCGCCTTCGATCCCCCGGTACGGCCGGGCACGTCGCTCAGCGTGCGTCTCGCCGACCATGCCGACGCGCTGTTCGCCGGGGAGGTCACCTGTGTGGAGGTGGAGTACGCCGCTGATGGCGCGGCGGTGCTGCGCCTGCGGGCGTACGACGCGTTGCACCGGCTGCGAAAGCGACAGGGGCTTCGGGTCTTCACGTCGGTGACCGCCGCCGAACTGGCCGGTGAACTGTGTGGCGAGGTGGGGCTGACGGTGACCGTCGAGTGCGACGGGCCACGGCTGGAGCGGCTGGTGCAGCACCGGCACAGCGACCTGGAACTGCTGCGTGAGGTGACCGGCCGGGCGGGGCTGCACCTGGCCGCCGACGGCGACGGGGTACGTCTGGTCTCGCTGGCCGGCTACGGCGAGCCTGTCGCGTTGGCTCTCGGCGTGGACGTGCACACGCTGCGGTTGGCCACGAACTCCGACCAGGCCAGCGGTGCCAGCGCGGCGTTGGGCTGGCATCCGCAGCGGGCCGAGCCGATCAGCCAGCGGGTCGACGAGGCGCGCTGCGGCCGACCGGCAGGCGACCGTCCGGACCCGGCCGACGTGGGCGCCGACGGGGTACGTACCGCGGTGGACCAGCCTGGCCGCAGCGACGACGAGTTGGCGGCGCTGGCCCAGGCCCGCCTGGACACGCGCGCCGCCGCGCTGGTCACCGCCGAGGGGGTGGCCGAGGGCGATCCGGCGTTGCGGCCGGGCCGACGGATCACGCTGTCCGGTGTGCCCGACCCGGTCGCCGGCGCGTACGTGCTGACCGAGGTGGTGCACACGGTCGACGGCAACGGGCACCTGACCCGGTTCTCCACGGTGCCGCCGGCCGCACCAGCCCGTCCGGCGGGTGCCGGTACCACTGTGACGCTGGGCACCGTCACCGACGTCGCCGACCCGGACGGGCTGGGCCGCGTACGGCTGACCCTGCCGGCGTACGGGGATCTGGACGCCGGATGGCTCGGCGTTCTGTGCCCCGGTGCGGGGCGCGGCAAGGGGCTTGTGGCGTTGCCCGACCCGGACGACACGGTGCTTGTGGTGTTGCCTGGCGGCGAGCCGGCCTCGGGCATCGTCCTGGGCTCGCTCTTCGGCGCGGTCGAGCCGTACGACGCGGGTGTCGACGACGGGCGGGCCCGCCGCTGGTCGCTGCGGACGGCGGGTGGGCAGTCGATCGTCGTGGACGACGTACGGCGCAGCCTGCGTCTGGCGACCGAGGGCGGAAGTTTCCTGGAGCTGACCCCCGATCTGGCGACCCTGCACGCGGCGACCGATCTGGTCATCTCCGCGCCCGGGCGGGCCATTGTGGTCCGCGCCCGCAGCGTGGACTTCCTGCACGCCGAGTCGACCGAGGACCCGGCCACTGCGGCGCGGCAGGCCGCCTCGCTGGCCCGCGCCCATCACGAAGGAGGCGGCTGA
- a CDS encoding GPW/gp25 family protein: protein MRAFRFVGAGFDAGRGGGLALTAAGGLAMTDGDESVRQALCLLLSTTPGERLMRPGYGSRLHRLIFAPNDDTTAGLAIHYVRQAIARWEPRVEVIDVDAGPDPDDAWRLVIRLDYRVRASLTPGQLVFSVDLLAADDPGGPS from the coding sequence GTGAGGGCGTTCCGGTTCGTCGGCGCGGGCTTCGACGCCGGGCGGGGCGGAGGGCTGGCGCTCACCGCCGCAGGTGGCCTGGCGATGACCGACGGCGACGAGAGCGTACGCCAGGCGTTGTGTCTGCTGTTGTCGACGACCCCGGGCGAGCGGCTGATGCGACCCGGGTACGGGTCACGGCTGCATCGTTTGATCTTCGCGCCGAACGACGACACGACGGCCGGGCTGGCCATCCACTACGTCCGGCAGGCGATCGCCCGTTGGGAGCCCCGGGTCGAGGTGATCGACGTGGACGCCGGGCCGGACCCGGACGACGCGTGGCGGTTGGTGATCCGGCTGGACTACCGGGTGCGGGCCAGCCTGACGCCCGGGCAGTTGGTGTTCTCCGTGGACCTGCTCGCCGCCGACGACCCGGGAGGACCGTCATGA
- a CDS encoding CIS tube protein, with product MERVAFLIDSSGERVDCLLNPETVQVTRLAGVRHRGAAGGQLTGAGLADDPLVFTGGGRTELVLDLLFDVDFVQAQVRPPDVRVLTRPLWMLAENSSAEHGWLRPPLVRLVWGKTWNVPGVIIAVAERFDAFTGTGSPRRSWLRLKLVRAAETADQAEAGFAEELAAASTPTAAPGSAVVAAGDGAAEAGSTGVRFDLLANDALGSPLRWRLLAEHNRITDPLAVPAGTTLAVPPPTGGIGGSGTTGGGSTSTDAGGAALAGIARAVAGAVGSGASFVGTSLATSAATWSPTTNPGGTP from the coding sequence ATGGAGCGCGTCGCCTTCCTCATCGACTCCTCCGGGGAGCGGGTGGACTGCCTGCTCAACCCGGAGACCGTGCAGGTGACACGGCTCGCCGGCGTACGCCATCGGGGCGCGGCCGGCGGTCAGCTCACCGGGGCCGGGCTTGCCGACGACCCGCTGGTCTTCACCGGCGGCGGTCGGACCGAGCTGGTGCTCGACCTGCTCTTCGACGTCGACTTCGTGCAGGCGCAGGTCCGTCCGCCCGACGTACGGGTGCTCACCCGTCCGCTGTGGATGCTTGCGGAGAACTCCAGCGCCGAGCACGGGTGGCTGCGGCCTCCGCTCGTCCGGCTGGTCTGGGGCAAGACCTGGAACGTGCCCGGCGTGATCATCGCGGTGGCCGAGCGGTTCGACGCGTTCACCGGTACCGGCTCGCCGCGGCGTTCCTGGCTGCGGCTGAAGCTGGTTCGGGCCGCCGAGACGGCCGACCAGGCGGAGGCCGGATTCGCCGAGGAACTGGCCGCGGCGAGCACCCCGACCGCCGCACCCGGCAGCGCTGTGGTCGCCGCCGGTGACGGGGCGGCCGAGGCGGGCAGCACCGGGGTGCGCTTCGATCTGCTGGCCAACGACGCGCTCGGGTCGCCGCTGCGCTGGCGGTTGCTGGCCGAGCACAACCGGATCACCGACCCCCTGGCGGTGCCTGCGGGCACCACGCTTGCCGTCCCGCCGCCGACCGGCGGCATCGGAGGCAGCGGCACCACGGGCGGCGGCAGCACGAGCACCGACGCCGGCGGGGCGGCGCTGGCCGGGATCGCCCGCGCCGTGGCCGGTGCGGTGGGCTCCGGCGCGTCGTTCGTGGGCACGTCGCTCGCCACCAGCGCCGCCACCTGGTCTCCCACCACCAACCCGGGGGGTACGCCGTGA
- a CDS encoding phage tail protein, translating into MRRSAIERLLPAAYQRACVPGSVLWALLEVMEGLHAPDEAILAEVDALFDPYRAPDGLVVRLTRWVAMDHVVAAPRPDAPLPLPLGRLRDLVANAALLARWRGTPYGMRRALELATGVPGFVIDEPAEQPFHIVVRVPATAGGQLALVTRIVEAEKPVAVTAEVALDGPPSPTPEGDSDAAIPAPAPDGDFDAATPTPGPAIGRAAVPHHPVSHPSSAEEPS; encoded by the coding sequence ATGCGACGCTCGGCGATTGAGCGGCTGCTGCCCGCCGCCTACCAGCGGGCGTGCGTGCCGGGCAGCGTGCTCTGGGCGCTGCTGGAGGTGATGGAGGGGCTGCACGCCCCGGACGAGGCCATCCTCGCCGAGGTGGACGCCCTGTTCGATCCGTACCGGGCGCCGGACGGGCTTGTCGTGCGGCTGACCCGCTGGGTGGCGATGGACCACGTGGTGGCCGCACCTCGGCCGGACGCCCCGCTGCCGTTGCCGCTGGGCCGGCTTCGTGACCTGGTGGCCAACGCCGCGCTGCTGGCCCGGTGGCGTGGCACCCCGTACGGGATGCGCAGGGCCCTTGAGCTGGCCACCGGCGTGCCGGGTTTCGTCATCGACGAACCGGCGGAGCAGCCCTTTCACATCGTGGTGCGGGTACCGGCGACCGCCGGCGGTCAGCTCGCCCTCGTCACCCGCATCGTCGAGGCGGAGAAGCCCGTCGCGGTGACCGCCGAGGTCGCCCTGGACGGCCCGCCCTCGCCCACCCCGGAGGGCGACTCCGACGCGGCGATCCCGGCGCCGGCCCCGGACGGCGACTTTGACGCGGCGACCCCGACGCCGGGCCCGGCGATCGGCCGGGCGGCGGTGCCGCACCACCCCGTCTCGCACCCATCTTCCGCAGAGGAGCCGTCATGA
- a CDS encoding phage tail sheath family protein, protein MPSYFSPGIYVEEVPSGARPIGPASTSIAAFVGVAPNRTAQLGRAVPVNNWTEFLRLFADGDQTESTPLARAVFGFLDNGGARCWVVNVGEGGAITGTGQRRAGLQLLEAVDEISIIAAPGFHDVVSHEALLSMAERTRTMVAICDPAPDIDDIAALTKVATPSSGKPPKPAEGTGGGAGAGAGSGGGAGGGSGSGGGAGSGGPEGAAYRPRQSEFGAFYYPWLRVRDPISGELELTPPSGHLAGIWARTDALRGVHKAPANEPVRGAVDLGYLVTRPEHDVLNPKGVNVIRYFAGEGIRVWGARTLAAEASEWRYLNVRRLSIAIEQAIANGTRWMVFEPNDFTLWRSIRRDIGAFLTRVWRDGALLGRSPEEAFFVKCDEETNPPDVRDAGMVIAHIGIAVVKPAEFVVFKLSQWAGGTETETIGG, encoded by the coding sequence ATGCCCAGCTACTTCTCCCCCGGCATCTATGTCGAGGAGGTCCCCAGCGGCGCCCGACCGATCGGACCGGCGAGCACCAGCATCGCCGCGTTCGTCGGCGTCGCCCCGAACCGCACCGCCCAACTGGGCAGGGCGGTGCCCGTCAACAACTGGACCGAGTTCCTGCGGCTCTTCGCCGACGGCGACCAGACCGAGAGCACCCCACTGGCCCGGGCCGTCTTCGGCTTCCTGGACAACGGTGGCGCCCGCTGCTGGGTGGTGAACGTCGGCGAGGGCGGCGCCATCACCGGCACCGGCCAGCGCCGCGCCGGCCTGCAACTGCTGGAGGCTGTCGACGAGATCTCCATCATCGCCGCTCCCGGCTTCCACGACGTGGTGTCCCACGAGGCTCTGCTCAGCATGGCCGAGCGGACCCGCACCATGGTGGCGATCTGCGACCCGGCGCCCGACATCGACGACATCGCCGCGCTGACGAAGGTCGCCACGCCGTCGTCAGGCAAACCCCCGAAACCCGCCGAGGGTACGGGCGGCGGCGCTGGCGCTGGCGCTGGCTCGGGCGGCGGCGCTGGCGGCGGCTCCGGCTCGGGCGGCGGCGCTGGCTCCGGTGGGCCTGAGGGTGCTGCGTACCGGCCCCGTCAGTCCGAGTTCGGCGCCTTCTACTACCCGTGGCTTCGGGTACGCGACCCGATCAGCGGAGAACTGGAACTCACCCCGCCCAGCGGGCACCTCGCCGGCATCTGGGCGCGAACCGACGCCCTGCGCGGCGTCCACAAAGCACCAGCGAACGAACCCGTCCGCGGCGCCGTCGACCTGGGCTACCTCGTCACCCGACCCGAGCACGACGTACTCAACCCCAAGGGCGTCAACGTGATCCGCTACTTCGCCGGCGAGGGCATCCGCGTCTGGGGCGCCCGTACGCTCGCCGCCGAAGCCAGTGAGTGGCGCTACCTCAACGTACGGCGGCTCAGCATCGCCATCGAACAGGCCATCGCCAACGGCACCCGCTGGATGGTGTTCGAACCCAACGACTTCACCCTCTGGCGCTCGATCCGACGCGACATCGGGGCGTTCCTCACCCGGGTCTGGCGCGACGGCGCGCTGCTCGGGCGCAGCCCGGAAGAGGCGTTCTTCGTCAAGTGCGACGAGGAGACCAACCCGCCGGACGTCCGCGACGCCGGCATGGTGATCGCCCACATCGGCATCGCTGTCGTCAAGCCCGCCGAGTTCGTGGTGTTCAAGCTGAGCCAGTGGGCCGGCGGCACCGAGACCGAGACGATCGGAGGCTGA
- a CDS encoding DUF6807 domain-containing protein, whose amino-acid sequence MSTEPEPARLLVGPTEVARYVVDPPLDARHGPRPYLHPVRTIAGTVVTGALPADHVWHLGASLAVQDVNGANLWGGRTYVRDVGYTWRDDHGRIAHTGWTEQAADRLAHDAQWRDAHGRVLLTERRRLAASAVAPDVWRLDLTCALTAPPGHEVRLGSPATNGRPGGAGYGGFFWRAVADGEPTVFAADATGEETLNGSAVPWLAMAGVGAGGAAYTLVFAGLGPGDRWFVRTAMYPGVCVAFAFDRPAVVAAGDTRHGHYRVWVADGTLDRDRAAALVAAAP is encoded by the coding sequence GTGAGCACCGAGCCGGAGCCCGCACGGCTGCTTGTCGGCCCGACGGAGGTGGCCCGGTACGTGGTCGACCCGCCGCTGGACGCGCGACACGGGCCCCGCCCCTACCTGCACCCGGTACGCACCATCGCCGGCACTGTGGTCACCGGCGCGCTGCCCGCCGACCACGTGTGGCACCTCGGCGCGTCCCTCGCCGTGCAGGACGTCAACGGCGCCAACCTGTGGGGCGGGCGCACCTACGTCCGGGACGTCGGCTACACCTGGCGTGACGACCACGGGCGGATCGCGCACACCGGCTGGACCGAGCAGGCCGCCGACCGGCTGGCGCACGACGCGCAGTGGCGCGACGCCCACGGACGGGTGCTGCTCACCGAGCGCCGGCGGCTCGCCGCGTCGGCAGTCGCGCCGGACGTCTGGCGGCTCGACCTGACCTGCGCGCTCACCGCACCGCCCGGTCACGAGGTGCGCCTCGGCAGCCCGGCCACGAACGGGCGCCCCGGCGGGGCCGGCTACGGCGGGTTCTTCTGGCGGGCCGTCGCCGACGGTGAGCCGACGGTGTTCGCCGCCGACGCCACGGGGGAGGAGACGCTCAACGGCAGCGCGGTGCCCTGGTTGGCCATGGCGGGTGTCGGGGCGGGCGGTGCGGCGTACACACTTGTTTTCGCGGGCCTCGGGCCCGGCGACAGGTGGTTCGTGCGGACCGCCATGTACCCGGGTGTCTGCGTGGCGTTCGCGTTCGACAGGCCGGCAGTGGTGGCGGCCGGCGACACCCGGCACGGCCACTACCGGGTGTGGGTGGCCGACGGCACCCTCGACCGGGACCGGGCCGCCGCCCTGGTCGCGGCGGCCCCGTGA
- a CDS encoding putative baseplate assembly protein: MTLPVPHLDDRGFLDLVTEARERIRQSCPAWTDLSAHDPGMALVEAFAHLTEVMIYRLNQLPEKAYVSFLNLLGVTRHAPTAAWADVRFTRSGTDRGAVRIPAGLRVAAARGADPRPVVFVTTEPALLAAGEASVTVRMHHCEPVEAEMLGVGTGQPGQVLRASRAPLAHTAEALDLLLGVEVPAGSVELGAAAREHDGRTFEIWQPVESFAGLGRQAKAYLVDRCSGTITFAPALDLRPPADATRADATPADATPADATPADAPADPARTGVPSGTVAAVPPAGRQVRLWYRAGGGPTGNVAAGTLTSLRDPLPGVRVDNPTPAAGGREVEALESVLLRGPYEFFAQQRAVTARDFEVLATASGAVARARAFTRAAVYSFARPGEVEVVLVPYVPPAARPGDRLSVAVLREHEVPEARHRVEADLEQRRMMGVRSRATWARFKAVSVRARVVVRREEDVDAVRRRIHDRLHQTLSPLPTALNPTGWPFGEPLRASNVYRLLEHAEPGVRYVESVRFVVDEAPDAEVRALAVDKYQPRTWYAGRGPVLFRSTNAGAGWEPTGRFDDETVLRVAPAPAPVRPGIVPRPGSVAVVTLRASGGSRVHLSTDLGETWSLLTDLDSRISDVAWLDRDGAGALLVATDTGLYEVSLLPGAVPLQILVDPSDADRGFYAVRAFVSERGAPGVAVAAQAGFGVYLSTAGGRPGSFAHVGLSNVDNRVLSVQYDGPATLLWSGAGEPDPKKPGQGCHRTRLFESDVQWQTMQAGWIGGTCRDLAFAGPLALAATQSGGVLRLDTLAAQPQWQPVMVNCGLPLRDRNRFVPVDAIAVSGPATSPTGGAAAAERLVLAGGERGVYRSADAIDWTASANQATADVVTVPDTWLLCSGEHDIEVVRQDATLGD; encoded by the coding sequence ATGACGCTGCCCGTGCCGCACCTGGACGACCGGGGGTTTCTCGACCTGGTCACCGAGGCCCGCGAGCGGATCCGCCAGTCCTGCCCGGCCTGGACCGACCTGTCGGCGCACGACCCGGGCATGGCGCTCGTGGAGGCGTTCGCGCACCTCACCGAGGTGATGATCTACCGGCTGAACCAGTTGCCGGAGAAGGCGTACGTCTCGTTCCTGAACCTGCTCGGGGTGACCCGGCACGCGCCGACGGCGGCCTGGGCGGACGTCCGTTTCACACGCAGCGGCACCGATCGGGGCGCGGTACGGATCCCGGCGGGTCTGCGGGTCGCGGCGGCGCGCGGCGCGGACCCCAGGCCTGTCGTGTTCGTCACCACCGAGCCGGCGCTGCTGGCGGCCGGCGAGGCGTCGGTGACGGTCCGGATGCACCACTGCGAGCCGGTGGAGGCGGAGATGCTTGGTGTCGGCACCGGCCAGCCGGGCCAGGTGTTGCGGGCGTCCCGGGCTCCGCTGGCGCACACCGCCGAGGCGCTGGACCTGCTGCTCGGTGTGGAGGTGCCCGCCGGCTCGGTGGAGTTGGGGGCGGCGGCCCGCGAGCACGACGGCCGCACGTTCGAGATCTGGCAGCCGGTGGAAAGCTTCGCAGGGCTCGGCAGGCAGGCCAAGGCGTACCTCGTGGACCGCTGTTCGGGCACGATCACCTTCGCCCCGGCCCTCGACCTGCGTCCGCCCGCCGACGCGACCCGGGCCGACGCGACGCCCGCTGACGCGACGCCCGCCGACGCGACGCCCGCCGACGCGCCCGCGGACCCGGCCCGGACCGGCGTGCCCTCAGGGACGGTGGCGGCGGTGCCGCCGGCCGGGCGGCAGGTCCGGCTCTGGTACCGGGCCGGCGGCGGGCCGACCGGCAACGTGGCGGCGGGCACGCTCACCAGCCTGCGCGATCCCCTGCCCGGGGTACGCGTGGACAACCCCACGCCGGCCGCCGGCGGGCGGGAGGTGGAGGCGCTGGAGTCGGTGCTGCTGCGCGGCCCGTACGAGTTCTTCGCCCAGCAGCGCGCGGTCACCGCCCGCGACTTCGAGGTGCTGGCCACGGCCTCGGGCGCTGTGGCGCGGGCGCGGGCGTTCACCCGCGCCGCTGTGTACAGCTTCGCCCGGCCGGGCGAGGTGGAGGTGGTGCTGGTGCCGTACGTCCCGCCGGCGGCCCGCCCGGGTGACCGGCTGTCGGTGGCGGTGCTGCGCGAGCACGAGGTGCCCGAGGCGCGGCATCGCGTGGAGGCCGACCTGGAGCAGCGCCGCATGATGGGAGTCCGGTCCCGGGCGACGTGGGCCCGGTTCAAGGCGGTGTCGGTACGGGCGCGCGTGGTGGTGCGGCGCGAGGAGGACGTGGACGCGGTCCGGCGGCGCATCCACGACCGGCTGCACCAGACGTTGAGCCCGCTGCCCACCGCGCTCAACCCGACGGGCTGGCCGTTCGGCGAGCCGCTGCGGGCGTCGAACGTTTACCGGCTGCTGGAGCACGCCGAGCCGGGCGTGCGCTACGTCGAGTCGGTGCGGTTCGTTGTCGACGAGGCGCCCGACGCGGAGGTACGCGCTCTCGCCGTCGACAAGTACCAGCCCCGCACCTGGTACGCCGGGCGCGGTCCGGTGCTGTTCCGGTCCACGAATGCCGGGGCGGGCTGGGAGCCGACCGGCCGGTTCGACGACGAGACGGTGCTGCGGGTGGCGCCCGCGCCCGCTCCGGTGCGGCCCGGCATCGTGCCGCGTCCCGGTTCGGTGGCAGTGGTGACGCTGCGTGCGTCCGGTGGCTCCCGGGTGCACCTGAGCACCGACCTGGGTGAGACCTGGTCGCTGCTGACCGACCTGGACTCGCGCATCTCCGACGTGGCATGGCTGGACCGCGACGGCGCGGGTGCGCTGCTGGTGGCCACCGACACCGGCCTGTACGAGGTGTCGTTGCTGCCCGGCGCGGTGCCGTTGCAGATCCTCGTCGACCCGTCCGACGCCGATCGAGGCTTCTACGCGGTGCGGGCGTTCGTCTCCGAGCGGGGTGCGCCAGGTGTGGCGGTGGCGGCGCAGGCCGGCTTCGGGGTGTACCTGTCGACTGCCGGCGGCCGGCCGGGGAGCTTCGCGCACGTCGGTCTGTCGAATGTGGACAACCGGGTGTTGTCGGTGCAGTACGACGGCCCCGCGACGCTGTTGTGGAGCGGCGCGGGTGAGCCGGATCCGAAGAAGCCCGGCCAGGGCTGCCACCGCACGCGACTGTTCGAGTCGGACGTGCAGTGGCAGACGATGCAGGCCGGGTGGATCGGCGGCACCTGCCGGGATCTCGCGTTCGCCGGCCCGCTGGCGCTTGCGGCCACGCAGAGCGGTGGCGTGCTACGCCTGGACACCCTCGCCGCGCAGCCGCAGTGGCAACCGGTGATGGTCAACTGCGGGTTGCCGCTGCGCGACAGGAACCGGTTCGTACCTGTCGACGCCATCGCGGTGAGCGGTCCCGCGACCAGCCCCACCGGTGGCGCCGCGGCGGCCGAGCGGCTGGTCCTGGCCGGCGGCGAACGCGGGGTGTACCGCAGCGCCGACGCGATCGACTGGACCGCCAGCGCCAACCAGGCCACCGCCGACGTGGTGACCGTCCCGGACACGTGGCTGCTCTGCTCCGGCGAGCACGACATCGAGGTGGTGCGCCAGGATGCGACGCTCGGCGATTGA
- a CDS encoding phage tail protein: MPTTATPQPGAPVDPYRAYNFRLLINGVTNGHFTEMSGLEVNIPGQPYREHGLGRMRMVPGQAEYEPVTLHFGLTASRELWDWVNATAQGTLNRRNVSVVLLDSVGTAEVLRWNLIDAWPTRWRGAHLNTLSHEIAIASLTLRYEGLELESGSATAPTPA; this comes from the coding sequence ATGCCCACCACAGCCACCCCGCAGCCCGGCGCCCCGGTCGACCCGTACCGGGCGTACAACTTCCGGCTGCTCATCAACGGCGTCACCAACGGCCACTTCACGGAGATGAGCGGGCTGGAGGTGAACATCCCCGGGCAGCCGTACCGCGAGCACGGCCTCGGTCGGATGCGGATGGTCCCGGGCCAGGCCGAGTACGAGCCGGTGACGCTGCACTTCGGCCTCACCGCGTCCCGCGAGCTGTGGGACTGGGTGAATGCCACCGCCCAGGGCACCCTCAACCGCCGCAACGTGTCGGTGGTGCTGCTGGACTCGGTGGGCACCGCCGAGGTGCTGCGCTGGAACCTCATCGACGCCTGGCCCACCCGGTGGCGCGGCGCGCACCTCAACACCCTGAGCCACGAGATCGCCATCGCGTCGCTGACGCTGCGCTACGAGGGCCTTGAGCTGGAGTCCGGCAGTGCCACCGCGCCGACCCCCGCGTAG